A single window of Coffea eugenioides isolate CCC68of chromosome 7, Ceug_1.0, whole genome shotgun sequence DNA harbors:
- the LOC113777068 gene encoding uncharacterized protein LOC113777068: MSFVHAKCSVDERKELWTSLLHDKPTLLPWCIGGDFNVILAAHEKRGGRPFAIAEGVDFMNFMEEAEVFDVGFSGSKFTWSNNRRSRARISKRLDRFLVNGSCLDFSNDISVLHLARHPSDHAPLKVSFVTRSDNKPRPFRFLNVWTSKPDLLEVIRHVWKQDVGGPPLRVLCSKLLATRRAIQSWNKQHFGNIFDAVRSSEMAVQRAEELLDHDYFEECQIELNKAQAELRYSMSIEEQYWRQKARVKWLRHGDRNTRYFHAVVRQRRAQGMIHRIKKSNGAWVEKDDDIASEASAYFNDLFTGSLESSTDMLHLIPHLVTEEDNGKLETLPSIEEVYGVIKLMDGESAAGPDGFTGKFFTFAWKVIAQDVYNAVLSFFCGAELPRFITSTSIILIPKTPNPQEFSQFRPISLCNFFNKVLSRILTDRMACLLPKIISPHQTGFVKGRNITENFLLAQEMVSSMGKKNRGGNVLMKLDMSKAYDRMSWGHIINILRRFGFGEIFIDLIWRLLSNVWFSIIINGSSYGFFKSSRGLRQGDPLSPALFIIGSEVLSRGLNNLTMQSRFLGFKVPYWCPAITHLAFADDVLIFANGSSSSLKAIMQVLQAYQRCSGQLINVQKTCYLVHPSTPPARRRVIERITRFAWQSFPIRYLGFPLYSGRCKSSYFGEVCQSILGRILSWKSRLLSFGGKIVLIKHVLASMPMHLMSAAVIPAKVFKIIESSCSNFLWRSSTDDSKFHWIRWSHLCYPVEEGGVGFRRLRDVYQAFSCKLWWNFRTGSSLWASFMKAKYCGSLHPCQIELRTTDSAIWRRMINVSRQVELSMLWDGACHFWYNNWLGSGALFLHAKVIPNLSFQNFITNGHWNINLLHSTMPSEKLISILAHPVPEEGSEVEVFWMPTSSGKFSLQSAFGDVRQTRHKSMAFTYIWHPQIPWKVSFFMLRLFLRRLPLPDRLGKLGFQLPSKCFCCSSASVESIEHLFANGHIASVVWNYFGGLCGFRCPGSFLRPRIVGWWLRLHDSETRRLIDRILPSVLCWQIWKARNKAMFEGVQMQSSAICKNIFSEIQSIVGIHFKQELQLQSFHHLYDRSHVSVGRIAYKLVCWEIKETGRLILNTDGCSKGNPGVGGGGGVLRDSFGVPVIAFSAYLGQTTSLRAETWALLIGLQTCKNRGFENIRVQSDSLLLVEIIQQRIQCPWEIRREIRQILKLLEDPAHLSHCYREANTVADALSNVETSHPHQ, from the coding sequence ATGTCATTTGTTCATGCAAAGTGCTCAGTGGATGAGCGTAAAGAGTTATGGACATCATTATTACATGATAAGCCTACTTTACTTCCTTGGTGTATTGGAGGTGATTTCAACGTTATATTAGCAGCACATGAAAAGCGAGGGGGGCGTCCATTTGCTATAGCGGAAGGAGTGGATTTTATGAATTTTATGGAGGAAGCTGAGGTCTTTGATGTCGGTTTTTCAGGATCTAAATTCACATGGTCTAATAATCGACGGAGTAGAGCTCGGATTTCAAAAAGGTTGGACAGATTTTTAGTCAATGGATcttgtttggatttttctaaTGACATTTCAGTACTTCACTTGGCAAGACACCCCTCCGATCATGCACCATTGAAGGTTTCTTTTGTAACTCGGTCAGATAACAAACCTCGGCCGTTCCGATTTCTGAATGTTTGGACTTCCAAACCAGATCTCTTGGAAGTGATTCGCCATGTTTGGAAACAAGATGTGGGTGGGCCTCCGCTACGCGTATTGTGTTCTAAATTATTGGCAACAAGGAGAGCTATTCAATCATGGAACAAGCAACATTTTGGGAATATTTTTGATGCTGTCCGTTCTTCAGAAATGGCGGTTCAACGAGCTGAGGAGTTGCTAGACCACGATTATTTCGAAGAGTGTCAAATTGAGCTTAATAAGGCACAAGCAGAATTGCGGTATTCAATGTCAATTGAAGAACAGTATTGGAGACAGAAGGCCAGGGTCAAATGGCTTCGTCATGGAGATAGGAATACAAGATATTTTCATGCGGTAGTAAGGCAGAGAAGAGCTCAAGGAATGATACACCGCATCAAAAAGTCCAATGGTGCGTGGGTGGAAAAGGACGATGATATAGCAAGTGAGGCATCGGCATATTTCAATGATCTTTTCACGGGCTCTTTGGAATCATCTACTGATATGCTACATTTAATTCCGCACTTGGTTACGGAAGAGGATAATGGAAAACTGGAAACATTACCTTCAATTGAGGAGGTATATGGAGTCATAAAGTTAATGGATGGAGAAAGTGCAGCTGGCCCAGACGGTTTTACAGGCAAATTTTTTACATTTGCTTGGAAAGTGATCGCTCAAGATGTTTACAATGCGGTACTGAGCTTCTTCTGTGGGGCGGAGCTACCACGATTCATCACTTCTACTTCAATTATACTAATTCCAAAGACGCCAAATCCTCAGGAATTCTCTCAATTCAGGCCTATCAGTCTATGCAATTTTTTCAATAAAGTGTTATCTCGGATTTTGACAGACAGGATGGCTTGTTTACTGCCAAAAATCATTTCCCCACATCAGACAGGTTTTGTGAAGGGCCGCAATATAACTGAAAATTTTCTACTAGCTCAAGAGATGGTATCAAGCATGGGGAAAAAGAATAGAGGTGGAAATGTTTTAATGAAACTAGACATGtccaaggcatatgaccggatGTCATGGGGTCATATTATTAATATTCTAAGGAGGTTTGGATTCGGGGAAATATTTATTGACCTTATATGGCGGTTACTCTCTAATGTCTGGTTTTCAATCATTATAAATGGTTCCTCCTACGGTTTCTTCAAGTCTTCGAGAGGTCTTCGTCAGGGAGACCCATTATCTCCTGCATTATTCATTATAGGATCTGAGGTTTTATCTAGAGGACTGAATAACCTCACCATGCAATCGAGGTTCCTGGGTTTCAAAGTTCCATATTGGTGTCCGGCTATTACTCACTTGGCATTTGCGGATGATGTTCTTATATTCGCAAATGGATCATCTTCTTCTCTGAAGGCAATCATGCAGGTGTTACAGGCATATCAAAGGTGTTCGGGGCAGCTCATAAATGTGCAAAAAACCTGTTATTTGGTCCACCCATCGACGCCACCGGCGAGACGAAGGGTGATTGAACGTATCACTAGGTTTGCCTGGCAGTCATTTCCGATACGTTATTTGGGATTCCCTCTTTATTCTGGAAGATGCAAATCTTCATATTTTGGAGAAGTGTGTCAGTCTATTCTAGGGAGGATTTTGTCATGGAAATCAAGGCTGCTTTCCTTTGGAGGCAAAATAGTTCTAATCAAGCACGTGTTGGCTTCTATGCCAATGCATCTAATGTCAGCTGCTGTGATCCCGGCCAAGGTGTTCAAAATTATAGAAAGTTCGTGCTCGAACTTCTTGTGGAGATCATCAACCGACGACTCGAAATTCCACTGGATACGATGGTCTCACTTGTGTTACCCGGTTGAGGAAGGGGGAGTCGGGTTCCGGAGACTACGAGACGTATATCAAGCTTTTTCATGCAAGCTTTGGTGGAATTTCCGAACAGGATCATCCCTGTGGGCATCGTTCATGAAAGCAAAATATTGCGGAAGCCTTCATCCTTGTCAGATCGAACTCAGAACAACGGACTCGGCAATCTGGAGAAGGATGATCAACGTAAGTAGACAAGTGGAGCTCTCAATGTTATGGGATGGAGCTTGTCATTTTTGGTATAACAACTGGTTGGGAAGTGGTGCGTTATTTCTACATGCAAAAGTTATCCCAAATTTGTCATTCCAAAATTTTATCACCAATGGTCACTGGAATATAAATCTCTTACATTCGACGATGCCAAGCGAGAAACTTATTTCCATTTTGGCACACCCGGTACCAGAGGAAGGGAGTGAAGTTGAAGTCTTTTGGATGCCCACGTCATCTGGTAAGTTCTCTCTCCAATCGGCTTTTGGGGACGTCAGGCAGACCCGACACAAGTCAATGGCTTTTACTTACATTTGGCATCCTCAGATTCCTTGGAAAGTCTCATTCTTCATGTTAAGATTGTTTCTGAGAAGACTACCATTACCAGATAGGTTAGGTAAGCTTGGCTTCCAACTTCCCTCAAAGTGTTTTTGCTGCTCCTCGGCATCTGTGGAGTCTATTGAGCACCTATTTGCCAACGGACATATTGCCTCGGTAGTTTGGAACTATTTTGGAGGCCTATGTGGATTCAGGTGTCCAGGATCTTTTTTGCGTCCTCGCATCGTAGGATGGTGGCTACGTTTACATGACTCTGAGACACGACGACTTATCGACCGCATTCTACCTAGTGTACTTTGCTGGCAGATTtggaaagcaagaaataaagcaatgttTGAGGGTGTGCAGATGCAATCGTCTGCTATTTGTAAGAACATTTTCTCAGAAATACAGTCTATCGTGGGGATTCATTTCAAACAAGAACTTCAATTGCAGTCTTTTCATCATTTGTATGATCGATCGCATGTATCTGTCGGTAGAATTGCATATAAATTGGTTTGCTGGGAAATAAAGGAGACAGGGAGGTTGATACTCAACACGGATGGATGCTCTAAAGGTAATCCAGGAGTGGGTGGAGGTGGTGGAGTTCTCCGAGATTCATTTGGCGTACCAGTGATTGCTTTCTCGGCTTATCTTGGACAAACTACATCTCTCCGTGCAGAGACTTGGGCCCTCCTTATTGGTCTTCAAACATGTAAAAATAGGGGCTTCGAAAATATAAGGGTTCAATCAGATTCATTGCTTTTAGTTGAGATCATTCAGCAGCGTATTCAATGTCCATGGGAGATTCGAAGGGAAATCAGACAGATTTTGAAGCTCTTGGAAGATCCTGCTCATTTATCACACTGTTATCGAGAGGCTAACACAGTTGCTGACGCTTTATCCAATGTCGAAACATCTCATCCCCACCAATAA